In Flavobacterium endoglycinae, one DNA window encodes the following:
- a CDS encoding RagB/SusD family nutrient uptake outer membrane protein codes for MKNKFKYIYVVIALAALGSCSEDFVSVDPKGSFLSTSYYKDEQQATAALVGVYDPLRKNTGGFENMVAMLNAGSDDFYAGGGGASDGMGIQNFSTHSLTSLIIPGSFWNDHYQGVYRANVLLSKMSGVNMSDALKVRFTGEAKALRALYYFNLVRMFKNIPLILEPLTTSTMLNVEQAAPTAIYAQIEKDLVEAIPALPTSVDAETGSGRLTRGAAQALLGKVYLYDGKNAEAAAVLAQVNGTPGQPNQYGNKLLTNFNDLWVVANKFNSESLLEVSHTSAGNSDWGFWGSGRDEGNSLNVMVGPRGYSRPANSPAADLPSGWSFSVPTQKLYDAMKNDPRFAATIFDLKALKAAGQADYIPGYQDTGYFLNKFLPRKSDVRTGGGAAELNYKQNSYVIRLADTYLLEAEALGATGTRAQALLDAVRARVGLPSIPVTLAAIKNERRMELAGEGHRFFDLVRWGDAATALADRGFNAGTDEIFPIPYVELTGTKLKQNPNYQ; via the coding sequence ATGAAAAATAAATTTAAATACATATACGTTGTCATTGCTTTGGCTGCTTTAGGATCTTGTTCTGAAGACTTCGTAAGCGTTGACCCAAAAGGATCTTTCTTATCTACTAGTTATTATAAAGATGAACAACAAGCTACTGCTGCTCTTGTTGGGGTTTACGATCCGTTAAGAAAAAACACAGGTGGTTTTGAGAACATGGTGGCTATGCTGAATGCCGGTTCTGATGATTTCTACGCTGGTGGTGGTGGAGCTTCTGATGGTATGGGAATTCAAAATTTCTCGACACATTCATTAACATCTTTAATTATTCCTGGAAGTTTCTGGAATGATCACTATCAAGGCGTTTACAGAGCAAACGTTTTGTTATCAAAAATGTCTGGAGTTAATATGTCAGATGCTTTAAAAGTTAGATTCACAGGAGAAGCTAAAGCATTAAGAGCATTATATTACTTCAATTTAGTTAGAATGTTTAAAAACATTCCGTTGATTTTAGAGCCTCTTACAACATCTACAATGTTAAATGTAGAGCAGGCGGCACCTACAGCTATATATGCTCAAATTGAAAAAGATTTAGTAGAAGCAATTCCAGCTTTACCAACTAGTGTGGATGCTGAAACAGGATCTGGACGTTTAACTAGAGGAGCTGCTCAAGCTTTACTAGGAAAAGTTTATTTATATGATGGAAAAAATGCCGAAGCTGCAGCTGTTCTTGCACAAGTAAACGGTACTCCAGGACAGCCAAATCAATACGGGAACAAATTACTTACTAATTTCAATGATTTATGGGTTGTAGCTAACAAATTCAATTCTGAGTCACTTCTTGAAGTATCTCACACTAGTGCAGGTAACTCTGACTGGGGATTCTGGGGTTCAGGAAGAGACGAAGGAAATTCATTAAACGTAATGGTTGGACCTCGTGGATACTCAAGACCAGCAAACTCTCCTGCTGCTGACCTTCCATCTGGATGGAGCTTTAGTGTTCCAACTCAAAAATTATACGATGCAATGAAAAATGACCCTCGATTTGCTGCGACTATTTTTGATTTAAAAGCTTTAAAAGCAGCTGGACAAGCAGACTATATTCCAGGTTATCAAGACACTGGTTATTTCTTGAATAAATTCCTTCCAAGAAAATCAGACGTTCGTACAGGTGGTGGAGCTGCAGAGTTGAATTACAAACAAAATTCTTATGTAATTAGATTAGCAGATACTTATTTGCTAGAAGCTGAAGCATTAGGAGCTACTGGAACAAGAGCTCAGGCATTATTAGATGCTGTTAGAGCTAGAGTTGGCCTTCCATCAATCCCTGTAACATTGGCTGCGATTAAAAATGAAAGAAGAATGGAACTTGCTGGTGAAGGACATAGATTCTTCGACTTAGTAAGATGGGGTGATGCTGCTACAGCTTTAGCTGATAGAGGATTCAACGCAGGTACTGACGAAATTTTCCCAATTCCTTATGTAGAATTAACTGGGACTAAATTGAAACAGAACCCTAACTACCAATAA